One genomic segment of Candidatus Bathyarchaeota archaeon includes these proteins:
- a CDS encoding class I SAM-dependent methyltransferase, whose amino-acid sequence MNVEEIRKTWTNQNRNIQSEVTMWNSQAKDPVYNIMPTFKDTKFLQLLQQENMINPAYDVLDVGCGVGVYAMALAQKLHSATGIDFSPEMIAHGKERLETEKIANVNLACMDWSTVDLEQQGFKERFDLVFAHTSPAICDAATFEKMNDASKRFCVISNPSRMIEPVLREVHNLVGLTGDRGNCGDNRVYILDMLFHMGYLPKLAYEHQVWPMNQSYEDACSYYLGRTMMAKQLSPQEINKVKEYLANITKDGKVVDQINTTITTIYWEKITS is encoded by the coding sequence ATGAATGTTGAAGAAATCAGAAAAACATGGACCAACCAAAACAGAAACATCCAATCCGAAGTAACAATGTGGAACTCACAAGCCAAAGACCCCGTCTACAACATAATGCCCACTTTTAAAGACACAAAATTCCTCCAACTACTACAACAAGAAAACATGATAAACCCAGCCTATGACGTGCTTGACGTTGGATGCGGCGTGGGAGTCTACGCAATGGCGCTCGCCCAAAAACTGCATTCCGCAACAGGAATCGATTTTTCACCTGAAATGATAGCACACGGAAAAGAAAGACTGGAAACAGAAAAAATCGCAAACGTAAACCTTGCCTGTATGGACTGGAGCACCGTTGACCTTGAACAGCAGGGTTTCAAAGAGCGGTTTGATTTGGTTTTTGCGCACACAAGCCCAGCGATTTGTGATGCTGCCACTTTTGAGAAAATGAATGATGCCAGTAAGCGTTTCTGTGTGATATCTAATCCGAGCAGGATGATTGAGCCTGTTTTAAGGGAAGTCCACAATCTCGTGGGTTTAACTGGCGACAGGGGAAATTGTGGAGACAACCGCGTCTACATTTTGGATATGCTGTTTCACATGGGATATCTGCCTAAACTTGCGTATGAACATCAAGTTTGGCCTATGAATCAGTCATACGAGGATGCATGCTCATACTATCTTGGCAGAACCATGATGGCAAAACAGTTATCACCCCAAGAAATCAACAAAGTCAAAGAGTATCTAGCAAACATAACCAAAGATGGCAAAGTTGTGGATCAAATAAACACGACCATAACCACAATTTACTGGGAAAAAATAACCAGTTAA